From Riemerella anatipestifer ATCC 11845 = DSM 15868, a single genomic window includes:
- a CDS encoding SusC/RagA family TonB-linked outer membrane protein: protein MKKNRLCIIGLICMIMGKIDAQQNEKEHQINEVVISSLGIKKEKKKTANAIQALSGSELTEVKTVNPLDNLSGKVSGVQITAGTSGVASSSRIVIRGDNSLNINNNSPMFIIDGIPISNRIFGVGGSPTNQGDLPSDYGSGIMDINPEDIENMSVLKGGAAALYGSRAANGVIMITTKKGQKGRKFAVNYNSSFMFQNPILPEFQSVYGQGGTNSAGERFQLLNGLGENYGPKFDPNLYLLQNGSPEYADGVKIPFVRRYDLRDIFKTGTQIVNNISVQGTTDDISYRISYTNNQNEGYIPNTNLHKNTFSTHSTFKLTPKFDLSTSLNFVNTKSDNVPVTGYGSQGLMYVLYWNHLNNDLKWAKNYWLEPGVKQNYSLGWADNPYLIANENINAFNRDRFFGSIQLDYKINQNFSALIRTGLDYQNEDRTSRRPMASHRYRKGMLRLQDLNFNEVNVDMLLKYQNKFGDFELDVLGGLSRMDRKLSEKFLQSNALMTHGIYSLNNTQNFVSRYSEFTQERINSVLGSINLGYKDYAFLEVTARNDWFSTLPTNKNTYLYPSASFSWLLNKSLNMGRAINLLKIRTNWAIIANGTSPEFLQKKYLSGGLLGTVTNPTVAPNTDIKPETTTTKEVGLEFIGFKNRLEFNASFYQNATKNQIIPVRISDATGYNANLVNAGLVENQGIEAFLRWTAVKSKNFMWNMSFNFTRNRGWVRELYKDLQSYIIAEGPADVTIEARPGGRMGDIYGYVFKRTNDGQIIFNEGLPVLSNTKERIGNYNPDFMLGFRNQFNYKNFSLGVLFDIRKGGVIYSYTNAIGGESGVLPYTLEGRETGIIGKGVKLENGTYVPNDVRVYPEKYYHFGGYYTRNNAESNSFDASFIKLREVSLGYSLPKEWIKSAGMEELHISLVGRNLLRWTKTPQHIDPESMAMSGGTLLPGMEVMQYPVAIGYGVNFNIKF from the coding sequence TGAAAAAAAATCGTTTATGTATTATTGGGCTCATTTGTATGATAATGGGAAAAATAGATGCCCAACAAAATGAAAAAGAGCATCAAATCAATGAAGTAGTAATTTCTTCTCTAGGAATTAAAAAGGAAAAGAAAAAAACAGCAAACGCTATACAGGCTCTATCTGGTTCGGAACTTACCGAGGTTAAAACGGTAAATCCTTTAGACAATCTTTCTGGAAAAGTATCTGGTGTCCAAATTACCGCAGGAACTTCTGGCGTTGCTAGTTCATCAAGAATTGTCATAAGAGGTGATAACTCTCTTAACATCAACAATAATTCGCCAATGTTTATTATTGATGGAATACCTATCTCTAACCGTATTTTTGGAGTTGGAGGCTCACCAACCAATCAAGGAGACCTTCCATCTGACTATGGAAGTGGCATTATGGACATCAATCCTGAAGATATTGAAAATATGTCCGTATTAAAAGGTGGTGCCGCCGCACTATATGGCTCCAGAGCCGCAAACGGAGTTATTATGATTACCACCAAAAAGGGACAAAAGGGACGCAAATTTGCAGTGAACTACAATTCTTCTTTTATGTTCCAAAATCCTATTCTTCCCGAGTTCCAATCGGTATATGGACAAGGAGGCACCAATAGTGCAGGAGAAAGATTTCAACTATTAAATGGTTTAGGAGAAAATTATGGACCAAAGTTTGACCCTAATTTATACCTTCTTCAAAACGGCTCTCCAGAATATGCCGATGGTGTAAAAATACCTTTTGTTAGAAGATATGATTTAAGAGATATTTTCAAAACAGGAACTCAAATCGTAAACAACATAAGCGTACAAGGAACTACCGACGATATTTCTTATCGTATATCTTATACCAATAATCAAAACGAAGGTTATATCCCAAACACTAATTTACATAAAAATACATTCTCAACCCACAGTACCTTTAAACTAACACCTAAGTTTGACTTATCTACTAGCCTAAATTTCGTGAATACTAAAAGTGATAATGTCCCCGTAACAGGATATGGTTCGCAAGGACTTATGTATGTACTGTATTGGAATCATCTAAATAACGATTTAAAATGGGCAAAAAACTATTGGCTAGAACCTGGAGTAAAACAAAACTACTCCCTAGGGTGGGCAGATAACCCTTATTTAATCGCCAATGAGAACATCAATGCCTTTAATAGAGACCGATTTTTTGGTAGCATTCAGCTAGACTATAAGATTAATCAAAACTTCTCTGCCCTCATAAGAACTGGACTAGATTATCAAAATGAAGATAGAACTTCTAGAAGACCTATGGCATCTCATAGGTATAGAAAGGGAATGCTAAGGCTACAGGACCTCAACTTTAATGAAGTAAATGTGGACATGCTCCTAAAATATCAAAATAAATTTGGTGATTTTGAGCTAGATGTACTAGGCGGCTTGAGTAGAATGGATAGAAAACTTAGTGAAAAGTTTCTGCAATCCAACGCTTTAATGACCCACGGCATCTACTCTCTAAACAATACACAGAATTTTGTATCTAGATACAGCGAATTTACCCAAGAAAGAATTAATTCTGTTTTGGGAAGTATCAATTTGGGATATAAAGATTATGCATTTTTAGAAGTAACCGCCCGTAACGATTGGTTCTCTACCCTGCCCACAAATAAAAACACTTATCTCTATCCATCAGCCTCTTTCAGTTGGCTACTCAATAAATCTTTAAATATGGGTAGAGCCATCAATCTGCTCAAAATAAGAACCAACTGGGCGATTATTGCCAATGGAACCTCTCCCGAATTTTTACAAAAAAAATATCTTTCTGGAGGTTTACTAGGTACTGTTACCAATCCTACAGTAGCTCCAAATACAGACATAAAGCCTGAAACTACCACCACAAAAGAAGTCGGACTAGAGTTTATTGGATTTAAAAACAGACTAGAGTTTAATGCTTCTTTCTACCAAAACGCAACCAAAAACCAAATTATCCCTGTAAGAATATCCGACGCCACAGGATATAATGCCAACCTAGTAAATGCTGGTTTGGTGGAAAACCAAGGTATAGAAGCCTTCCTAAGATGGACAGCCGTAAAATCTAAAAACTTTATGTGGAATATGAGTTTCAACTTTACTAGAAACAGAGGCTGGGTTAGAGAGCTTTACAAAGATTTGCAATCTTATATTATCGCTGAAGGTCCTGCAGATGTAACCATAGAAGCTAGACCTGGTGGAAGAATGGGCGATATATATGGTTATGTATTTAAAAGAACTAATGACGGTCAAATTATCTTTAACGAAGGACTCCCTGTACTATCGAACACCAAAGAACGCATAGGAAACTACAATCCTGATTTTATGCTAGGCTTTAGAAATCAATTCAATTATAAAAACTTCTCACTCGGAGTTCTATTTGATATTAGAAAAGGAGGTGTCATCTATTCTTACACCAATGCCATAGGTGGAGAGTCTGGCGTACTACCATATACACTAGAAGGGAGAGAAACAGGTATCATAGGTAAAGGGGTTAAACTAGAAAACGGCACATATGTTCCTAACGATGTCAGAGTATATCCAGAAAAATATTATCATTTTGGAGGCTATTACACTAGAAACAACGCTGAGTCTAACTCGTTTGATGCTTCGTTCATTAAATTAAGAGAAGTTAGCCTTGGATACTCATTGCCAAAAGAGTGGATAAAATCTGCTGGAATGGAAGAGTTACATATCTCTTTAGTTGGTAGAAATCTCCTAAGATGGACTAAAACACCTCAACATATAGACCCAGAATCTATGGCTATGTCTGGTGGTACTCTGCTACCAGGTATGGAGGTAATGCAATATCCTGTAGCTATAGGGTACGGCGTAAACTTTAATATTAAATTCTAA
- a CDS encoding SusD/RagB family nutrient-binding outer membrane lipoprotein yields MKKIFLILTSTFVFNSCTRGFEEMNKDKDNFTEETVSVNLLLPNILYRIADTNVDNNFSLGNKVSQMISYIQYNQIDTYTWTANDSYWKLYGQIENLNDIEYIGKKSHKEEYIGVAKVLKAFIFTQMSDAYGPIPMSEAGQYKQGILTPKYDSQEEVYKGANQMLKEANQILKKGATIEGDKLYGGDISKWRKFANSLRLRVLIKTMNKKDVSSEIREILSNPNEYPIFKSNQDAAIYYYSGVGNDVSPYSAGRGRVYEIEQLTALSTTMLDLAKKYNDPRIDTWYNKPQNSSHTEHKAIKPGSYSTDYRNLSMLNLNFHYNPTLIKGILMTYSELEFILAEMAEKGWVNLPAKQHYENGVKASFEFWNTAMPQNYLTETAAYTGDKLVLIAEQKWLAFFWNGFEAWNDFKRTGLPQLKPSEGNTNGNKIPSRLIYPSIEQSVNRDNYQKASNLLGGDNINSKMWWQN; encoded by the coding sequence ATGAAAAAAATATTTTTAATCTTAACCAGTACTTTTGTCTTCAATTCCTGCACTAGAGGTTTTGAGGAAATGAACAAAGATAAAGATAATTTTACCGAAGAAACGGTAAGTGTAAATCTATTATTACCCAATATTCTTTATCGCATAGCAGATACCAATGTAGACAATAATTTTAGTCTAGGCAATAAAGTATCACAAATGATTAGCTACATACAATATAACCAAATAGATACTTATACATGGACTGCCAATGATAGTTATTGGAAACTTTATGGACAAATAGAAAACCTCAACGATATAGAATACATAGGCAAAAAATCTCATAAAGAAGAATACATAGGTGTGGCTAAGGTGTTAAAAGCTTTTATTTTTACTCAAATGTCCGATGCCTATGGTCCTATCCCTATGTCCGAAGCAGGACAGTACAAACAAGGAATACTTACTCCAAAGTATGACTCTCAAGAAGAAGTTTACAAAGGTGCAAACCAAATGCTCAAAGAAGCCAACCAAATACTAAAAAAAGGAGCAACAATAGAGGGTGACAAACTCTACGGAGGCGATATAAGTAAATGGCGAAAATTCGCCAATTCTTTACGTCTAAGGGTTCTAATAAAAACAATGAATAAAAAAGACGTAAGTTCAGAAATTAGAGAAATCCTCTCCAATCCTAACGAATATCCAATATTCAAATCCAACCAAGATGCTGCAATCTATTATTATTCAGGCGTTGGAAATGATGTTTCTCCTTACTCCGCTGGTAGAGGCAGAGTTTATGAAATTGAGCAACTTACAGCCTTATCTACCACAATGTTAGACTTAGCAAAAAAATACAACGACCCTAGAATTGACACTTGGTACAACAAACCTCAAAATAGTAGCCATACAGAACACAAAGCCATCAAGCCAGGTTCTTATTCCACTGACTACAGAAACCTCTCTATGCTTAACCTAAATTTCCATTACAATCCTACCCTAATTAAAGGAATTTTAATGACTTACTCCGAGCTAGAGTTCATTTTAGCAGAAATGGCAGAAAAAGGTTGGGTAAACCTTCCTGCAAAGCAACATTACGAAAACGGAGTCAAAGCTAGTTTTGAATTCTGGAATACCGCAATGCCTCAAAACTATCTTACAGAAACTGCTGCTTATACAGGAGACAAACTTGTATTGATAGCAGAACAAAAATGGTTAGCGTTCTTTTGGAATGGCTTTGAGGCGTGGAACGATTTTAAAAGAACAGGATTACCTCAACTGAAACCAAGTGAAGGCAATACTAACGGTAACAAAATACCATCAAGGCTAATATATCCTTCTATTGAACAATCTGTAAATAGAGATAATTATCAAAAAGCCTCTAATCTACTAGGTGGAGATAATATTAATTCTAAAATGTGGTGGCAAAACTAA
- a CDS encoding alkaline phosphatase D family protein has translation MTLLKKLLSISIFSGLLIANAQEKFTIGIASCSKQDKDLSLLDKVVEKKPNLFIWMGDNIYGDTYDMKVLEAKYQKLTNNPHFKNLKKNVPMLSTWDDHDYGWNDAGKEYPHKEASKALFLKYWEVNNKFRQTNPNGIYGVEYFTFKNKKIQIIILDTRFNRDALCKFESTMPFGKNDYVPCRDTSKSFLGEAQWNWLEEILKTPADLRILVSSIQFSHEYNGWESWTNLPSQQQKMMDLIKKTKAENLFVISGDVHWGELSKYSLPNQYPIYDLTSSGLTEKWPSLEPNKFRIGEAVVEPNYGIIEYDGENQITFKLYDHKDILKLNYQLDLETLKFK, from the coding sequence ATGACATTACTAAAAAAATTACTTTCAATATCTATATTTTCTGGACTACTCATTGCTAATGCTCAAGAGAAATTTACCATAGGAATAGCCTCTTGTTCTAAACAAGATAAAGACTTATCACTATTAGATAAAGTGGTTGAAAAGAAACCCAACTTATTTATATGGATGGGAGATAACATCTATGGAGACACCTACGATATGAAGGTTCTAGAAGCTAAGTATCAAAAATTAACCAACAATCCTCATTTTAAAAACCTAAAGAAAAATGTTCCGATGCTATCTACTTGGGACGACCACGACTATGGCTGGAATGATGCGGGGAAAGAATACCCTCACAAAGAAGCTTCTAAAGCCTTGTTTTTAAAATATTGGGAGGTTAATAATAAATTCAGACAGACTAACCCTAACGGTATTTATGGAGTAGAATATTTCACTTTTAAAAACAAAAAAATTCAAATCATTATTTTAGACACTAGATTTAATCGTGATGCTCTTTGTAAATTTGAAAGTACAATGCCTTTCGGAAAGAACGACTATGTTCCGTGCCGAGATACTTCTAAAAGTTTTCTAGGAGAAGCTCAATGGAACTGGCTAGAGGAAATTCTAAAAACTCCTGCAGATTTAAGGATTTTGGTTTCTAGTATCCAGTTCTCACACGAATACAATGGTTGGGAATCTTGGACAAACCTTCCTAGCCAACAACAAAAAATGATGGATTTAATTAAAAAAACTAAAGCCGAAAATCTTTTTGTAATATCTGGAGATGTACATTGGGGAGAGTTATCAAAGTACAGCCTACCCAACCAATATCCTATCTATGATTTAACGTCTAGTGGATTAACCGAAAAATGGCCGTCCCTAGAGCCTAATAAATTTAGAATAGGAGAAGCTGTTGTAGAACCCAACTACGGAATAATAGAGTACGATGGAGAGAACCAAATCACATTTAAACTCTATGACCACAAAGATATTCTAAAGCTAAATTATCAACTAGATTTAGAGACTTTAAAATTTAAATAA
- a CDS encoding efflux RND transporter permease subunit, giving the protein MKLAEVSIKRPSLVIVILALLLIGGLFSYKQLNYELVPKFEVKVVTVATIYPGASPTEVENTVSKKIEDAVSALEGVKKIQTKSYESLSIVIIQFNNDVNTDFAMNDTQRKINAIRSNLPDGVKEPSLSQFSLSDLPVVSMGVTANLSENELYDLIDQKIQPEFSRISGVAKVNIVGGQEREIRINLDPSKLQGYGLSIPQVVQIITASNLDFPTGNLQTRDNSTLIRLSGKIASVEELRNLTIASMNGINIKLSDVAEVQDTQKKVEKIARINQQNTLLLQVQKQTDANAVTMSELVQKKMKVIEEQYKDQGLKINLANDTSVFTLAAADSVLKDLLIAVALVAFVMLFFLHSFRNALIVMVAIPTSLIATFIGIALFGFSLNLMSLLALSLVVGILVDDAIVVIENIHRHMEMGKNKVRAAYDGAKEIGFTVTAITLVIVVVFLPIALSSGLVSDIIRQFCVTVVIATMLSLLVSFTVVPWLFSRFGKLELISKDSIFGKVIYTFEDGLTKFTHFVTDLLKWCLNNKIKTFVVTFLLFVSSIALLVMGYIGSDFFPRTDKGEFLVQIEMPKDVSIEQTNFMTQKAENYLAKNSNVATMITTVGQSSGGMGAVQSTPYKSEINVKLIDKSKRSEPSNVFAAKIKRELEPILVGAKVTTVPMGLMGAEQAPLQMTVMGTTLDEALGYAKEAEKALKSIEGATEVKLSVEEGNPEISVNVDRDKMTALGLNVATVGQTLRTAFSGNTDNKFRTGNSEYDINIILDESKRGSIDDVRNIEFTNAQGQRIKLSQFAVVDFSSGPAVLERYDRSPAVTIQAQTIGKSMGAVANEWLAKLENVKKPASVKWVWGGNMENQSEGFGSLGYALLAAILLVYMIMVVLYDDFVKPFIVLFSIPLSFIGALWALALTNQSLNIFTILGIIMLIGLVAKNAILLVDFANHRLEQGETIEDALIQANHARLRPILMTTIAMVFGMLPIAMASGAAAEMNNGLAIVIIGGLLSSLFLTLVIVPVVYLIVVKLERKLAKEDKKDYDALMKADYEHLHPEDEIEF; this is encoded by the coding sequence ATGAAATTAGCAGAAGTATCCATAAAAAGACCCAGTTTAGTTATTGTAATCTTGGCACTACTTCTCATAGGAGGATTGTTTAGTTATAAACAACTTAATTATGAGCTAGTACCCAAGTTTGAAGTAAAGGTAGTTACTGTGGCTACCATATATCCAGGGGCATCTCCTACCGAGGTAGAGAATACAGTGTCCAAAAAAATAGAAGATGCCGTTTCTGCACTAGAAGGGGTAAAGAAAATACAAACTAAATCTTACGAAAGTCTTTCCATTGTTATCATTCAGTTTAATAATGATGTTAATACAGACTTCGCAATGAATGATACTCAAAGGAAAATCAATGCCATTAGGTCAAACCTTCCTGACGGGGTTAAAGAGCCTTCGTTATCACAATTTTCACTTTCAGACTTACCTGTTGTAAGTATGGGGGTTACCGCCAACTTATCTGAAAATGAACTTTATGATTTGATAGACCAAAAAATTCAACCAGAATTTTCTAGAATCTCAGGTGTTGCTAAGGTAAATATTGTGGGAGGACAAGAGCGAGAAATTCGTATCAATTTAGACCCTAGTAAATTACAAGGCTATGGGCTTAGCATTCCGCAGGTGGTTCAGATAATTACAGCATCTAACCTAGATTTCCCAACAGGAAATTTGCAGACCAGAGATAACTCTACACTTATCCGTCTTTCAGGGAAGATAGCTTCGGTAGAAGAGCTTAGAAACCTTACCATTGCCTCTATGAATGGTATTAACATTAAACTTTCTGATGTTGCCGAAGTACAAGATACTCAGAAAAAGGTAGAAAAAATTGCTCGTATCAATCAACAGAACACCTTGTTACTTCAAGTTCAGAAACAAACTGATGCCAACGCCGTTACAATGAGTGAGTTGGTTCAGAAGAAAATGAAAGTTATAGAAGAGCAATATAAAGACCAAGGGCTTAAAATCAATTTGGCTAATGATACTTCGGTATTCACACTTGCGGCGGCGGATTCGGTGCTGAAGGATTTACTTATTGCGGTGGCGTTGGTGGCGTTTGTGATGTTGTTTTTCTTGCATAGTTTTAGGAATGCTCTTATCGTAATGGTGGCTATTCCTACCTCTCTTATTGCAACATTTATAGGGATAGCGTTGTTTGGGTTCTCGCTCAATTTGATGAGTTTACTCGCGTTATCTTTGGTAGTAGGAATATTGGTAGACGATGCCATTGTGGTAATAGAGAATATCCACCGTCATATGGAGATGGGTAAGAATAAAGTTCGTGCGGCGTATGATGGAGCTAAAGAAATAGGCTTTACCGTTACTGCTATTACTTTGGTAATTGTGGTGGTATTTTTACCTATAGCTTTAAGTAGCGGTTTGGTATCTGATATTATCAGACAGTTTTGTGTAACGGTAGTTATAGCTACAATGTTGTCTTTATTAGTGTCGTTCACCGTAGTACCTTGGTTGTTCTCTCGTTTTGGTAAACTCGAGCTGATTAGCAAGGACTCTATCTTTGGTAAAGTAATTTACACTTTTGAAGATGGTTTAACTAAGTTCACTCATTTCGTAACGGATTTACTTAAATGGTGTCTTAATAATAAGATTAAAACCTTTGTTGTAACCTTCTTACTTTTTGTAAGTTCTATTGCACTGCTTGTAATGGGCTACATTGGGTCAGACTTTTTCCCTAGAACAGATAAAGGAGAGTTTTTGGTTCAAATAGAAATGCCAAAAGATGTTTCTATAGAGCAAACCAACTTTATGACTCAAAAGGCAGAAAACTATCTTGCTAAAAATTCTAATGTAGCTACAATGATTACCACAGTGGGGCAGTCTAGTGGTGGTATGGGAGCAGTACAGTCTACGCCGTATAAGTCAGAAATTAATGTTAAACTTATAGATAAATCTAAAAGAAGTGAGCCAAGTAATGTTTTTGCTGCAAAAATAAAACGAGAGCTGGAGCCTATTTTGGTTGGTGCAAAAGTAACTACCGTACCTATGGGACTTATGGGGGCAGAACAAGCACCATTACAGATGACAGTAATGGGGACTACATTAGATGAAGCTTTAGGCTATGCTAAAGAAGCAGAAAAAGCATTGAAATCTATAGAAGGTGCCACGGAAGTGAAACTGAGTGTAGAAGAAGGTAACCCAGAGATTTCGGTAAATGTAGACAGAGATAAAATGACGGCTCTAGGTCTTAATGTAGCAACCGTAGGGCAGACATTGAGAACGGCTTTTAGTGGAAATACCGATAATAAATTCCGTACAGGAAATAGTGAATACGACATCAATATCATCTTAGACGAATCTAAAAGAGGTAGTATAGATGATGTGAGAAATATTGAGTTTACCAATGCTCAAGGGCAGAGGATAAAATTATCACAATTTGCTGTGGTTGACTTCTCTTCTGGTCCTGCCGTTTTGGAGAGATACGACCGTTCACCAGCTGTTACTATACAAGCCCAAACCATAGGTAAAAGTATGGGAGCTGTGGCTAACGAATGGCTTGCCAAGTTAGAAAATGTAAAGAAACCTGCCAGCGTAAAATGGGTATGGGGTGGTAATATGGAAAACCAAAGTGAAGGTTTTGGCTCTCTAGGGTATGCATTACTAGCGGCAATATTATTAGTATATATGATTATGGTAGTGCTTTATGACGATTTTGTAAAACCATTTATTGTACTATTTTCCATTCCTCTTTCTTTTATTGGAGCGTTGTGGGCATTGGCTCTTACCAATCAGAGTTTAAATATCTTTACCATTTTAGGGATTATTATGTTGATTGGTTTGGTGGCGAAGAATGCCATTCTCTTGGTAGATTTTGCTAACCATAGATTAGAGCAAGGTGAAACCATAGAAGATGCTTTAATACAAGCCAACCACGCTAGACTTCGTCCTATTTTGATGACTACGATAGCGATGGTGTTTGGTATGCTTCCTATCGCGATGGCTTCGGGAGCAGCAGCAGAGATGAATAACGGTTTGGCTATTGTAATTATCGGAGGGTTATTATCATCATTATTCCTTACATTAGTAATTGTTCCAGTGGTATACTTAATTGTAGTAAAACTGGAAAGAAAACTGGCTAAGGAAGACAAAAAAGATTACGACGCTCTAATGAAAGCGGATTATGAACACCTTCATCCAGAAGATGAAATAGAGTTTTAG
- a CDS encoding efflux RND transporter periplasmic adaptor subunit, whose protein sequence is MNKKTLLSIIAVVGVAVGFFFILQKNKANNQEQVNIVAEKNNEIAVKAEAVKREEIGGAFSVNGTFLPKTQANISAEMGGQLVALYVKEGSYVRAGQVIAKLKGDKINVNVSNAQANLDQAISALNRFEAAYKTGGVTALQLDQARLQVKNARAQVQSAQLMSGDTNVVSKVSGIVNQKMVELGSVVGAGTPIVQVVDISSLKLKVEVDESQVTQLAVGNTVKVKPSVVDAEIDGQVSFIAPASNGALKFPVEITINNASNILKAGMYGTATFDRTGAKEILSIPRNAFVGGVSDNLVFVVRNGVAHLTKIQSGANYGDKVEVTGGLNAGDMVVTSGQINLADGTKVKVLK, encoded by the coding sequence ATGAATAAAAAAACATTATTATCTATTATAGCGGTAGTAGGCGTAGCTGTAGGCTTTTTCTTTATTCTTCAAAAAAATAAAGCTAATAACCAAGAGCAGGTAAATATTGTAGCAGAAAAAAATAACGAAATAGCGGTAAAAGCAGAAGCTGTAAAAAGAGAGGAAATTGGAGGTGCTTTTAGTGTTAATGGTACTTTTTTACCAAAAACACAGGCAAATATTTCTGCAGAAATGGGTGGACAATTGGTAGCTCTCTATGTAAAGGAGGGTAGTTATGTAAGAGCAGGGCAAGTAATAGCTAAGCTCAAAGGAGATAAAATTAATGTAAATGTAAGCAATGCTCAAGCTAATTTAGACCAAGCTATTTCGGCACTTAACCGTTTTGAAGCTGCTTATAAAACAGGTGGAGTAACAGCATTACAACTAGACCAAGCGAGATTGCAGGTGAAAAATGCTAGAGCACAGGTGCAGTCGGCACAGCTTATGTCTGGTGATACTAATGTAGTGTCCAAAGTAAGTGGTATCGTTAATCAAAAAATGGTAGAGCTAGGTAGTGTTGTGGGAGCAGGTACACCTATTGTACAGGTGGTAGATATTTCATCACTTAAACTAAAAGTAGAGGTAGATGAATCTCAAGTAACACAATTAGCAGTTGGTAATACGGTAAAAGTAAAGCCTAGCGTGGTAGATGCTGAGATAGATGGGCAAGTATCTTTTATTGCACCTGCATCTAATGGAGCTCTTAAATTCCCTGTAGAGATTACAATCAATAATGCTTCTAATATTTTGAAAGCAGGAATGTACGGGACGGCAACATTTGACAGAACTGGAGCAAAAGAAATTTTGAGTATTCCTAGAAATGCTTTCGTAGGTGGTGTGAGTGATAATTTAGTCTTTGTGGTGAGAAACGGTGTAGCTCATCTTACTAAAATCCAAAGTGGTGCTAACTATGGTGATAAAGTAGAGGTTACAGGAGGGCTTAATGCAGGAGATATGGTAGTAACCAGTGGGCAAATCAACTTAGCAGATGGAACCAAAGTTAAAGTATTAAAATAA
- a CDS encoding TolC family protein, giving the protein MKNSIKIISLVALFFQGAFSAQESRMLSLSEAINHAMEHKADAEKARLNIKRGDAEIAEVKANAFPKIIINNNTTYNPLLQEVIMPNFVNPTQTMRLTLGQRWQSTHMAQLQQVLFNQTVFTGLKAAKSTKEFYLINAQLTEEQIIEKVANAYYQVYQTEQMLQNLQDNLKIVEQTVKIIKGLYDAGLAKKIDYDRALVSSNNVKANQQQLINAVQLSKNALKFMVGMPMEQEIELPEQSFEPSVLISENSNSDFSERTELKVLKKQLELLNWKKKASESEYYPTATLIANYGWLGQGAKMPWWHGEKDKVYWSDIASIGLNISIPVFNGFSTKSKIEKDKIDIEKAQADLREIQLGLDLAYKNAKTQLENSSITIKNQENNVRLAEEVMANTRANYQYGLATLNDILGAERDLADAKNNLTKSKLDYKLAEIELLKSQGKLRTLTEK; this is encoded by the coding sequence ATGAAAAATAGCATTAAAATTATAAGTCTTGTGGCTTTATTTTTTCAGGGTGCCTTTTCAGCTCAGGAGTCAAGAATGTTGTCTCTGTCTGAAGCTATAAATCACGCCATGGAGCATAAAGCAGATGCCGAAAAGGCTAGACTAAACATAAAAAGAGGTGATGCCGAAATAGCGGAGGTTAAAGCCAATGCTTTTCCAAAGATAATTATCAATAATAATACTACCTATAACCCTTTGTTACAGGAAGTTATTATGCCTAATTTTGTAAACCCTACTCAAACTATGAGACTTACACTAGGGCAAAGATGGCAGTCTACTCATATGGCTCAACTTCAGCAGGTACTTTTTAACCAAACGGTTTTTACGGGGTTAAAAGCGGCTAAATCTACTAAGGAGTTTTATCTCATCAATGCACAACTTACGGAAGAGCAGATTATAGAAAAGGTGGCTAATGCCTATTATCAAGTTTATCAGACAGAGCAAATGTTACAAAATCTGCAAGATAATCTAAAGATAGTAGAGCAAACAGTTAAGATTATTAAAGGGTTATATGATGCTGGTTTAGCAAAGAAAATAGACTATGACCGAGCTCTAGTTTCGTCTAATAATGTAAAGGCAAATCAGCAACAGCTTATCAATGCCGTACAGCTGAGTAAAAATGCACTCAAGTTTATGGTAGGAATGCCTATGGAACAAGAGATAGAACTTCCAGAGCAGAGCTTTGAGCCGTCTGTACTTATTTCGGAAAATTCTAATTCAGATTTTTCTGAAAGAACAGAACTTAAAGTGTTGAAGAAACAGCTAGAACTACTTAATTGGAAGAAAAAAGCTTCGGAATCCGAATATTATCCAACAGCAACTCTAATTGCTAACTATGGATGGCTAGGTCAAGGAGCTAAAATGCCTTGGTGGCATGGGGAAAAAGATAAGGTCTATTGGTCAGATATAGCCTCAATAGGTCTCAATATTAGTATTCCTGTTTTTAATGGATTTTCTACTAAATCAAAAATAGAAAAAGACAAAATAGATATAGAAAAGGCACAAGCTGACCTAAGGGAAATTCAGTTAGGGTTAGATTTGGCTTATAAGAACGCAAAAACTCAATTAGAAAATAGCAGTATCACCATTAAAAACCAAGAGAATAATGTAAGGCTAGCAGAAGAGGTTATGGCGAATACAAGAGCTAATTATCAGTATGGTTTGGCTACGCTTAATGATATTTTGGGAGCAGAAAGAGATTTAGCTGATGCGAAAAATAACCTCACAAAATCTAAACTAGATTATAAATTGGCAGAAATAGAACTTCTAAAATCACAAGGTAAACTAAGAACTTTAACAGAAAAATAA